AAAAtaattctgttctttttttttattctgcagggATCTGAGCTTGCCTATGACATCGAAGTCCCTGGCCCTCCATCCGTCTTGGAACTGTACAACAAAGAAGAAGGCAAGTTGACCTCATGATTTGCTGGATACCAGAACAGTTAAACCTGAGATTGCTTTCTACAGATGTCAATATTTCTGCACAGGAGACGAAGTCCTCTATGGAACTACGGATGGCAAAATAGGATTGGTCCAGATTGGTAAGCGTTCGGCTGCGACCAAATGGGAGGTCGACaatgacaaaaagaaaggaGGTATGTTTTAATGACATCACCAGGCTTTTGAATTTTTTAGCCAATAGAATACAAACCACTGACTTATCAAAATAATAATCCCTCTGTGTAGGAAATGACTTTGCAGGAAGTTAAGAATAGGTCTCTGCATCTTCACTGGTCGTTTAATCTGATTGCGATTATCCCGTCAACGATTCGATTGATTCAATATTTCAATGCATCATGATGGGTTGCATTCTCAATTTTTCTATTTTACTGCACATGGTTACTTTTTCATCGATGAAGAAAAGCAGTCAGATACAAATTAAACTCCCTTTTTTATCATCTAGAAAGCGCTTTAGAAATCATTGTCAActaaaccaaaataaataaattataaaggTCAAGCCACGGACGAAAAATCTATAAGCAGTGTCATTTCACAATAATCGATTATTTTCTGTCACGGCATCAATGCCAAGTCATCCACATTGAGTTTCGTCATAGAAACTATTCATTTCAACACCCTTAGttatgaatgcaaaaaaaataacatcttcagtgttttaataagtATCCAACATCCTGATTGTTTCACTTTTCTCCCTTCAGGAATCTTGTGCATTGACACTTATGACATTATCGGAGACGGAGTGAACGACATCCTGGTGGGCAGGGACGATGGGACAGTAGAGGTCTTTGGTTTTGAAAGCACCAATGAGCCCACATTACGCTTTGAGCATGTGAGTCTATGCACCTCACAACTCATCAAATGTTGAGAAATGTACTCACTCCAATTTGTAGTTTTCCAATGCTGAGGAAAACTTTGTCTGCTCAGATTTTAAGTTATTACGTTGTAATGTTTAGTGTAAGTTTTGATCTTTGTCGGGTATCATACAGAAATACAAAGCTGTATGCAAACTCTTCAACTTAACTTAAACTGTTGGTTTGTCAATCACTTTTTAATACCACCACCTGTTTTATTAAGTGTTTCTAATAATCAAAGGGTAAAATagcttacatttttaatcaattcaAATCCAAATCACAGTCAAATCCAGTGTATAAGACACTTATAATATCTATTTTCTCATGTTAAATGTAAGCTAGGTCATATGTACTGGTGTgatttatattctggattttacagcagttttatttttcactggCCTTCCATTAGAAGTATGTTGACCGGTACATAGTTGATACAGATCATTGATGGCTTAAGTTTGATGTCTATCCTGATTTCAGGTGTTGTCAGAGAGTGTGACCTCTATCCAGGGCGGCTGTGTAGGGAAGGAGTCGTATGATGAAATCTTGACTGCAACTTATACAGGTTagattaaaacaagaaaaacacacttaacCTAAATGTTCCCAAATGTTGACTCAGAAAGCAAAAtatgtctgtgttcattttctAAAGTAGTATATCTGGAATGTAGAGCATATTGGGCATTACTGTCACTACCTCTACCAGGTTGGGTGACTGGTTTGACCACTGAACCCCAGAAGGCTGAAGCTGGCCCTGGAGACGAGGTCAGGATGAGTAAGGAGACGCAGTCCAAAGTAGAAGCACTCAGGTACCagaaaaattgtgtttttatatctcATCGTTCAGTCCGTCTtatgtctttttctttgtttgtgttagaaCGTGTTAGATGAAGTACATTTCTATCAGTTCTCCCGTAAAGTCATCATGTCACCTTCCAGGGCCGAGCTGGAGCAGCTGCAGGTCAAAGTCCTGCAGGGCCGTGAGCAGTACCAGCAGACCTCACAGTCCAGCACAGCCGTCTCTGCCGTTCCATTCTTCAGCATCAATGACAAGTTTACCCTCTGCCAGGACGATGCCAGCTACAGCCTGACTCTGGAGGTGCAGACTGCCATCGACAATCTGCTGCTCCAggtctgctttttatttatacaaTCCTTATGGTTACAGCTGCTGGAGCCTACACACTCAGCTTCAGAAAATGTAACTTAAAAATGAAACTCCTCTGCAGAGTGACGTCCCCATAGACCTCCTGGATGTGGATAAGAACTCAGCTGTTGTCAGTTTCAGTGAGTGTGATTCAGAGGTGAGCTATAGAAACTGTTTTATTAGACAAACATTGtctaaacataaaaacacaaacctgcTTCTACTCCTAAAACCGGACTCCCTTATTCTGTTTCCAGCAGCCTAATGGGAACTTCCTCCTGGCCACATACAGATGTCAGGCTAACACGACCAGACTCGAGctcaaggtaacacacacaatcaaaacTGTTCTTTGTGATATGAATGCTTTGATGTCACAGCCAGTACTAAGCTTTGTGTGTCTCTTATTTAATATAGTTTTTATGTATTAGAAAACAGGCCCTACACATTTTACACTgcagaataaaaatgtgttttaaccaTATTAACTTGTTTCATAGGTGAGGTCCATTGAGGGACAGTTTGGGACCCTGCAGGCTTACATCACCCCCAGACTGCAACCCAAGACATGTCAGGTCCGCAAGTACCAGATCAAACCTCTGTCCCTCCACCAGCGGACACACAGCATCGATCAGGAGAGGTTAATATTTGAATTAATTAAATCtaaaccaaccgtcactgtgaatatacataaatgtatatatatattatttaatttaaatgataatacacgcacacttatttatgtaaatactgtaattgacatgtTAATTggcccatctgtcacataactgcattttacttatcatgttacttcagcatcttttgcactatccaccactgcactgtttcatgtttagtcatgtaaatattagtcttttcttattctgtttattgttgatatttaatgttgtacatgtacataagagagcacagttcaccaaagttaaattccttgtgtgtgtaagcatacctggccaataaatctgattctgattctgaattaaACTGAATGGCTGCACACATCAGATTTgttcagagagaaataaaagacagcTCAGTGTTGAGTAACAGGATACCAGAATTGTGGATTCAGGCTCCATTAGAAGCatacaaatcatttaaaatagtaattgtttatttcattttattaaaggaaaacattcaaaccatGTTTCAAACTAAATGGTGGGCCAAGCCAAGCTCTGTCTTTATAAAAGAATGTCAAAAGGTAGCTTAGAGCTATGTTTTATCCAGAAGTACTGGTCATAAAAACTGcatttcagtatttttaatGCCATATATTTAACATATAAATCATGAAATTTGTATCAATCTCGttattttaactgttaaaaaatGCTGATCTGTCTTTTCCTTTGTCTCAATGCCCTCCTTGCAGGCCCATGAACAGACTAAGTCTGGTGGGACAGTTCAGCTTTGCGGAGATCCACTCCTGGGTGGTCTTCTGTTTGCCAGAGGTGCCAGAGAAAACACCAGCAGGAGAGAACATCGCTTTCTATTTCCATAACACTTTTCTCGGGACGCAGCTTGAAGCCACCTACTGGTAAATAGgaacacaaagtcaaacagcTGTTCTCTGCTTTGTGAATAAATCTGTAAAGACAACTGACAATGTGTTATACAATCATCTTTAATGCTCCTCTCCGGAAGTTTccataaatgttttctttattgcaGGGCGGTTGTGTTATAATTTACTAAgacatcaaatgtgttttctggtCTTTTAGCAAAGGGGAGGGTCACTTCAGGTCAGACAACATCTCCACCATCTCCATACTGAGTGACGTTCTCTCTAAAGAAGCTACCAAGAGGAAAATTAATCTCAACATTTCATATggtacatgtttttattatttcagtgtttgctgGCAACACTCGCTCAGGAATGTCtcgtaaaataaaacatgttgaacCGACCATTATTGTGTTAATCAATCGTTCAGATATCGATGATGAGTCAGTGAGCCACACTCTGAAGATGATTCATCCAAAGCTCGAGTACCAGTTGCTGTTGGCGAGAAAAGTCCAGCTAATTGATGCACTTAAAGTAAGTATTGGTCTACCTTTCCATTCTGAAGATGTTTCAGTAAACTTCCTGTTAATGAAGACTTGAAGTTCACAGGGTTTTCTTTTTAGAAAAGGCTTCTAATGTTCATCACTCACTTTGAGCCACCGCTCTGACTTCTCTGATTACTGTGATTGGTAGGAGCTTCAGGTTCATGAGGGGAACGCTGACTTCCTAATCCCAGAGTATCGCAACATCTTGGACGAATCCGCTAATCTCCTCGAGGAGTATAAGAAGCAGCCTGCACACCTCGAGAGGCTTTACGGTAAAGGGTTTTGCACTCTTACTCTGCTAATAGAGCTGAATGTCCTTCCACATTTCAAAGTGTTGTTTGCAGattcttttgtatttattttgtcaataCTCTGGTCTGATAGACAAACGTACAATAACAAAGAAGAGCTTGTTTCtaatattttgatttctcttCCCTGTAGGAATGATCACGGACCTGTTCATCGACAAATTTAAGTTCAAAGGCCAAAATGTGAAAACTAAAGTGTCCTCATTGTTGGAGATACTCGATAATTACGACTTAAATTCTCTGTTAGACTTTTTCAACGAGGCATGATGAAATATAGATAAGAGGGTATTTATTTACTTGTATTTAAGCAATGTTGTcttgtaaatacaaaaaatatatattgtttaTTATAGCTGCAAGTATAGTAGCAGTGTCAATGCCATTCTGTCATACTGACATGTAGATAATATTTGTCCTAACTTTGGTATTTCTAATGTCTTTAAATAGCATCTAAAACGAAGGTGGTGATGAATAATTCACGACAATGTTGCCAGGATAGTTAAGGGACTTCTTTAATCCCTTTTTGatcatgttgaaaatgacaaTGACCAAATATATGCCAACAAAATGCacaaagtttttgtttgtttgttgcacaATATCATAGTAATGTGACTTCCCCCTCTTGAAATAAACGTTGATGGaccaaaaaatgaataaaaatacaactAAGACTATGAAATTctacaggagaaaaaaatggttttgatACTAAAATGTAGGGTAAgattttgaataaaataaaactattgAACCAATTCTATTTTTCCACAATGACTACATCccggaaaaacaaaaaacatgatgtaatttccatatttctatttttctgaatattttccTTGACTGACTGAAGGGactcttcagtttaaaagagAATAGGTGGAGCACTGGGGAAACTTCATTCATTTACCTAATGTTTAGGTACTTTAGTACAAGAGGGATTTCCATTTGACACTGCACAACACTTTTTTCACCATATTTTGGAGGGAAAAATGAACTCTGGTTATACACTTAATTGACAGAAATGgtttcaatttattaaatatgatgCAGTACTTAATATTGAACACACCAACAGTGCATAGGTGCATCTGAACTAGCTACAAGTGGAAAACTACACCAGTGTTAATGCATCAGTATCAATCCCCCACTTATCATCTAAAATAAGCATCAGCATGGGCTGCAAAATAAGCAGTTTGATGATAAAACTTGTGCACTTGGAAGGAACTTCAGCCAAAATAAAGGAGCTGAAATCTCCTACAAAAGATATCAAAGTGGGTTTTTAAGTCAGAATCTTTTAAACGGAATAACCACGCACAGTTATTAACACATGAAATCTAACATAGGAACAAACTAAATAACATTTGTAGTTTAAAGATCAACATATGTTTGGTCTAAgtcagtggtgtccaaactttttctCTTGCGGGCCTTGTCATGTTAGAATTGCTGgtgggccacaggttttgtttttaaaatatagttgaaaaaatagtaaggctttgtagatcagaatcaaaaggctcgctaaagaaaccctttaataaaaggaaatcaaatatttagatttcttcgttctactttatttgtttttttttctcagaatcaagcctgtaacgtggttcatttattttggaaaagctttctgcatttagctcaggtcattaaatggttaaacaacagtttaAGTTTAGTTTcttagtttacaaaaaaaaatggaaaatagtaaaagctgtagatttaaaaaaacaacaacaacaacaacaacatacatgttactgaacagtttctattttaggaatattgttcagtcCTTGttaacataaaaaagaaaaataatataatgtgccaatcttaatcaaaatcttctgattcttcatttgatggattgattgattgattaaatttatttcagagatataaaataaaatcaaacatatcaaaaatacaaaacaaaatgaaaagcacgaaaatacaataaacaaaaaacaatgttcaaatgatttcacaaataaagaaaaagctaattacatatattcaattgatacacctgaaaaggagtaggaagaagtataaaacttatttaatccttttccacagctcaataattaatatttatgaacttcctgtgttccttataatctctctatatatacaatTTGCTAAACTATATTTAAGTcgagggccgcaaatggccctcgggccgcactttgccCAACCCTTTTCTTTGTACGGACGTTTTGCTTTCCCCCCCAATGTGTCAAACAAACCGGTTTCGAATTTACAATCAGGCCAACATTGTGCTCTTTCGGCTTCCGTTCGCTTGTGACGTCACGCACCGACTCGCACGGTGATTGGTTGGTTTCAATCATCGCGGGCTACTTGAACTGAGAGAGGAGCGACACCTCTTACATGTTTCTGGGTGAGTGGACTGAGGGCTCAGCAGGTCGGTGGACTCCAAACTGAACACAATGGCGACTTGAAACGCGTTTATTCTTTCTGAAGAAGTAGAAGATATTTTTGCTCAGAACTGTtcgtcttgttgttgtttttgtttttaatctgcgCTGTTTGTTCTGTCGTTGCCATCTCAACAGCTGAGATTAGACTGAGCTAGTCCACCTTCCTCTGCAACCTAGCAGCTAATGCTACCCTCGATTTAAACCCTCCATAGTTGATCTTTTTTTACAACTATTCAACCTTTTCTCTGAAGCCCAGGAGCAcaccttttatttctttaaaaatcaaaccTGCAGAGGCTGAACTTTGTTGTTTCGAGAGGTggaaatcatcatcatcatgtcggGAGCTAACAGGGGACAGACAGGCGCGGCTACTGAGAATCACAACCAAGAAAACATGCTGTCAAGACTGAGAGGCTCTCTCAAACcccgagctgctgctgctgctgctgctaacgaGAACCAAGAAAACCAACCACCTAAACCAGCAGCAGCCACCAGAACCGTACTGGGAGCCCTGCAGAACAACCAGAGGAGCAAACAGCAGAACCAGCGCGGCACCAaacaggtcagtgtgtgtgtgtgtgtgtgtgtgtgtgtgtgtgtgtgtgtgtgtgtgtgtgtgtgtggctacaTCTTTAGCTCTCCTAGCTGCAGCTAAGTCAAGATGGGGTTTCCATTGTACGTTTTGGAGGCAACACGTCCTGCACGTAAAGCATTAAATACTGTATTGTTAttaatatgcattttttttgttttgctctctctgcaaagtttaaaagttgtgttgaagTGCAGGCTTGTCTGTCGTTTAGGTTGTCCGCCATTTTAACATAGCATTATGTTTTACACTCTTCTGCACTTTTGTTTGCTTAAACTTGTAGATTTCACAGGCATATAATGTGAGAAGAGTTTCTTCTGCCTTTAGATATTACACAGAATCTCTCATCTTATTGTATAGTCACTAAATCGTGCAGGAGGGCATTAGGGCGATTCTTTAATTTGGTTAAATGCTCTTgtattaataaaacaaaaactcctGACTCTGCACATAAAGACTAGATTATTCTTAGTGGTTTATTATTGTTACTTGACCTTTTGTCTTAATGTTCTCCTCATCTCACGGTTATAATGCTGTCTCTCTGTAAAGACCACCTCTCACATGTTAAAGCTTCACTCTGTTTGACAGACTCTGTCATGTAAAGATGAAGAGTTCAGTGAAAGCTGCTCTTATGCAGTTTTAGTTAATCAAACTTGTAGATTTCCCACAGATGTAGGAAGAGTTTCTTCTACCTTTAAGATATTAAACAGACTCATTTTAAGTGCTCGCATCTTCTTGTAAAGTCAATAAATCGTGCAGGAGGGGATTAGGGAGTTTATTTAATTTGCTTAAATGCTCTTGTGTTAAAACACAAACTCTTGACTCTGCACACAAATTACTACTTTTTTGTTGGCGTGAAATTGCATTACTTGCACTAGtgtaggataatactttattgatcctgaggggtaattcgggcgttgcagcagcgcAGACAAGTAAGCTCAATACAATTTAAACagattagataaataaaaataggggctatataaaagtacaaaatgaagTTAACTATGAAAGAGTGGCTCATTGTCTTAATGTTCTCGTCATTGAACAGTTCTAATGCTGCTGTTCTGAAAAGACTACCACCTCATGTTAAATCTTCACTCTTCTAGGATTCCTCACAGAACCTGTCATGTAAAGAAGACTTCAGTAAAAGCTGTGCCGAGAAGCCCTCCTCCAAGCTGCCCGCTTTCCAGATCCACGTGGACCAGCCCGATGGCGGCGCCGCCAAAAAGAAGCAGCCCGTGGTGGACGCTGTCAAAGCGCCGAAGTCCATCACCGAGGAGTCTCCCCTCGCTATTAACAATGCTGTGGCGCGGCTCCGACAGCCCCTGGCCACCCTCGATTTTCCATCGgcgatggatgtcagcttcggTGGGTTTAAAAGTGAATTCACTATCGAGTAACACTTTTTTTAACTAATCCTGTCTGACAGGTAATGTGTTGCTTTTGCTTTCAAGTGAGATTTTTAACCTGTgatatgtttgtctttgttcagACTCTCCCATGGACATGTCTGTggtagagggggaggagaaaaCAATTGATGTAAACGAGGTGCCAGAATATGCTGCTGAAATCCACACGTACCTGAGGGAGATGGAGGTGAGACATTTGGGGAAATActacttccccccccccccccgaactTTATGCTAAAACTTGAATCGAATTCACAGATTTTTCTACCTGTGTCTTTACTCCTGAAGCATTTCTAATGAGTTCCTTTAGTAACATACTTGCATTGCTTCAAAGGTAAAAACCAGACCCAAAGCAGGCTACATGAAGAAGCAGCCTGACATCACAAACAGCATGAGGGCCATCCTGGTCGACTGGCTGGTCGAGGTCGGAGAAGAGTACAAGCTCCAGAGTGAGACACTTTACCTGGCTGTGAACTACATTGACCGATTCCTCTCCTCCATGTCTGTTCTGAGGGGGAAGCTTCAGCTGGTTGGGACAGCCGCCATGCTGTTGGCTTCGTAAGTATAATCACTTTTTATGTCTTGTGTTTAAAGAATAACGTACATGTTGAATCCTTGTGATCTAACTTGACTCTCTAATGCAGGAAATTTGAAGAGATCTACCCGCCTGAGGTGGcagagtttgtttacatcacagACGACACCTACACAAAGAAGCAAGTGTTAAGAATGGAGCATCTGGTGCTGAAAGTGCTCTCCTTTGATCTGGCTGCACCAACCATCAACCAGTTTCTCACCCACTACTTCCTCCATCAGTCTGTTAGCAAACAGGTGGAGTGCCTGGCAATGGTGAGCGTGCTGCAAATATTGGAAAACTATAAGGCAGAAATGATCATCTCAATCACAGCAACTCTGGTATGTTCATGTCTTTAAAAGATTGGCTTCaactctgtatttttatttctacagtACCTCAGTGAGCTCAGTTTGGTGGACTCGGATCCCTTCCTGAAGTACCTGCCATCTCAGACTGCAGCTGCAGCTTACGCCCTGGCAAACAGCATAGTGTCTGGTGGCTCATGGGTAAGTACTAAATGCCAGACTTGACTTGTCTAATTTTTGTTTTCAGACGGTGGCTTGGCAAACCTAAAGATTAAAATTGAAAGTCTTAACTTTTGAGACTTGTAAACACAAGTGTAATTCCagttttctcctcctcagccAAAGTCTTTGATAGAGATGACCGGCTACTCCCTAGAAGATCTGATGCCATGCATCGAGGATCTGCACCGACTTCACCTCAATGCTGCCCAACATGCCCAGCAGTCTGTTCGGGAGAAGTACAAGGGTGCCAAGTAAGTGTCCCGCTAATAAAGCTGATTTTAgatgtgtttaaataaatttaaaCTTCATATTTTTGATTTTAACACCTTTCTGTTTTCCAGGTACTACGAAGTTTCCCTCATCGATGCTCCAGCTAAATTGCAGCTTAACTGACTCCTCCCCCTGTCCATGTAGAGTTGTTCCCCTGTCAGTcttgtgtattttttctttttttaatgatgtgtaCCACAATTTTATGTCTTGTCCTGCTCTTTTTGGAGTAGAGTCAGATGTTTAGAGTTTTAATGGTATTTTTATACACTCATTCTTACCAGACGCCACAAAGTTTTGGTTAATCAAGCAGTTTTAatagtttgacttttaaaacagacaaaatatatataGGTCCCTGCTGTTTGAACATCCTGCTTTGAGCTACTATGTTCAAGTGTAGCTTGATCTGAGCAGTAAGTGTTGATTACCGATTGGCCTCATGGGATGGCAATTAAAGTGTCTTTTGTCTGTCATGGAGTCAGCTGTCTCATTACATAGGTGTCTTAAAGGACATCTTCTGCACTGTAAGATATGGCTCTTGTAAATAAAAACTCATTTAAAGTAAGACTTAATGTCTACATGTTTATGGTCACAAAGGACTCATGGGGGCAGCAGAGGACCAGTTTTGGATCTCAACAAGTTTCAGCAGATGCATGGGGACCTACAAACATTAATTTATATTAAGTGATTTCATGTCTGAATACTTGGATGTGCAAAAACATTCTCGCTTGcagaaagggttaaaaaaaaaaaaggtctgaaatTTTCACTGATATGTAATGACTTATTGATCTATGGTCCAAAGCTGTTTGTGCAAATCTTTCAGGAGGCTTTAAAACTAATTGAAGGTGAGAATCTTCTCATAAAGGGTAATGTACGATCGTTTAAAGCCCTGGCTACTCGTATGTGGTCCTCAATATTGGCACAAAACACTGTACTCTCGAATGCCTTTTAGAAAAGCAAGAAATGTTGAGCTTGCAAAGAGAATTCCACTAAGTCTGAAAGTAGAGATTTTGAGTACAATTTGCTTAAACGCTTTTTTTCCAAAGTGACATACAACACAAGTAaagatctagaaaaaagggaacaatgtcagtaagagcaaacaatcagctttgagtctgattggacacacaggtgctgacaggaagtgaccagaggcaaaacacaatattgagggcagttcttgagagctctcaCCATCTTAAgtcatcaaacaaaaaccatcgtcaataatatggagaccatcatcaagttagtaggtattcatgaaagagctgggtctttagctttttctta
This is a stretch of genomic DNA from Labrus bergylta chromosome 9, fLabBer1.1, whole genome shotgun sequence. It encodes these proteins:
- the bbs7 gene encoding Bardet-Biedl syndrome 7 protein, which encodes MDIQLNRVDYIQVGVTSQKTMKLLPALGKKATQKVAIADHDGILTCFGMKKGEAVPVFKTLPGQKISRMDLGGAAGTPQEKIFVCSGSQVRGFTKKGKQFLTFEANLTESINAMHVAGADLFVCASYIYNHYCDCKDQDYYLSGDKINDITCLSSENLTRIVPVLACQDRVLRVLQGSELAYDIEVPGPPSVLELYNKEEGDEVLYGTTDGKIGLVQIGKRSAATKWEVDNDKKKGGILCIDTYDIIGDGVNDILVGRDDGTVEVFGFESTNEPTLRFEHVLSESVTSIQGGCVGKESYDEILTATYTGWVTGLTTEPQKAEAGPGDEVRMSKETQSKVEALRAELEQLQVKVLQGREQYQQTSQSSTAVSAVPFFSINDKFTLCQDDASYSLTLEVQTAIDNLLLQSDVPIDLLDVDKNSAVVSFSECDSEQPNGNFLLATYRCQANTTRLELKVRSIEGQFGTLQAYITPRLQPKTCQVRKYQIKPLSLHQRTHSIDQERPMNRLSLVGQFSFAEIHSWVVFCLPEVPEKTPAGENIAFYFHNTFLGTQLEATYCKGEGHFRSDNISTISILSDVLSKEATKRKINLNISYDIDDESVSHTLKMIHPKLEYQLLLARKVQLIDALKELQVHEGNADFLIPEYRNILDESANLLEEYKKQPAHLERLYGMITDLFIDKFKFKGQNVKTKVSSLLEILDNYDLNSLLDFFNEA
- the ccna2 gene encoding cyclin-A2, whose translation is MSGANRGQTGAATENHNQENMLSRLRGSLKPRAAAAAAANENQENQPPKPAAATRTVLGALQNNQRSKQQNQRGTKQDSSQNLSCKEDFSKSCAEKPSSKLPAFQIHVDQPDGGAAKKKQPVVDAVKAPKSITEESPLAINNAVARLRQPLATLDFPSAMDVSFDSPMDMSVVEGEEKTIDVNEVPEYAAEIHTYLREMEVKTRPKAGYMKKQPDITNSMRAILVDWLVEVGEEYKLQSETLYLAVNYIDRFLSSMSVLRGKLQLVGTAAMLLASKFEEIYPPEVAEFVYITDDTYTKKQVLRMEHLVLKVLSFDLAAPTINQFLTHYFLHQSVSKQVECLAMYLSELSLVDSDPFLKYLPSQTAAAAYALANSIVSGGSWPKSLIEMTGYSLEDLMPCIEDLHRLHLNAAQHAQQSVREKYKGAKYYEVSLIDAPAKLQLN